The sequence below is a genomic window from Ottowia sp. SB7-C50.
GACCAGATGGGTAAAAAGGCGAACGGGTTGTTCAGGCACCGGGTCGCAACCGCCCGCGCACCACGGGTGACAGCGCGCCAGCCGGCGCAAGGTCAGGTAGCTGCCGGACAGCGCGCCATGGCGCTCGAGGGCGCCGATCGCATAGAGCGAACAGGTCG
It includes:
- the yidD gene encoding membrane protein insertion efficiency factor YidD encodes the protein MMRALLIAVVKGYRLLLSPWLGSACRFEPTCSLYAIGALERHGALSGSYLTLRRLARCHPWCAGGCDPVPEQPVRLFTHLVGPGRPDPS